In Leisingera methylohalidivorans DSM 14336, a single genomic region encodes these proteins:
- a CDS encoding IclR family transcriptional regulator: MTTAEQDRNVSSSFAKGLAVLAVFDAATPSLTLAEIARRTGQDRATARRGALTLVQAGYLRQDGRMLALTPRVLALAGGFLQANQFGRRVQPVLNRHARQMEVEVTLAMLDRGRVLVLAQSTVEHGHITYGFTAGSHIPLAHTSLGRMLLAGLPQEEAAAVLAKTQVPRHTGQSLTDPGAILERVAQAREQGYCITDSEFEGGITGYAVPVSRPGHTPIVVGSSAPRGQQPQADAERLLRGLQLCAAELRQAEAVDHL, from the coding sequence ATGACCACTGCGGAACAGGACAGGAATGTTTCTTCGAGCTTTGCCAAGGGGCTGGCGGTACTGGCAGTGTTTGACGCGGCGACGCCCAGCTTGACATTGGCCGAGATCGCCCGCCGCACCGGCCAGGACCGGGCCACGGCGCGGCGCGGCGCGCTGACGCTGGTGCAGGCGGGCTATCTGCGCCAGGACGGGCGGATGCTGGCGCTGACGCCGCGGGTGCTGGCGCTGGCGGGCGGGTTCCTGCAGGCCAACCAGTTCGGCCGCCGGGTGCAGCCGGTGCTGAACCGCCACGCCCGGCAGATGGAGGTCGAGGTGACGCTGGCGATGCTGGATCGGGGCCGGGTGCTGGTGCTGGCGCAATCGACCGTGGAGCATGGTCATATCACCTATGGCTTCACCGCCGGCTCGCACATTCCGCTTGCCCATACCAGCCTGGGGCGGATGCTGCTGGCCGGGCTGCCGCAAGAGGAGGCGGCGGCGGTGCTGGCCAAGACGCAGGTGCCGCGCCACACCGGCCAGTCGCTGACCGATCCCGGTGCCATTCTTGAGCGTGTCGCACAGGCCCGCGAACAAGGCTATTGCATCACCGACAGCGAGTTCGAGGGCGGCATCACCGGCTATGCGGTACCGGTCTCGCGCCCCGGCCATACGCCCATCGTTGTCGGCAGTTCCGCCCCGCGCGGGCAGCAGCCGCAGGCGGATGCGGAACGGCTGCTGCGCGGGCTGCAGCTGTGCGCGGCGGAGCTGCGCCAGGCCGAGGCGGTGGACCACCTCTGA
- a CDS encoding glutamine synthetase family protein, with amino-acid sequence MAHEFTSGKLARLGLLSAEDCRQAAEITSRAQFDGIETVRVLFPDQHGLLRGKTVMAGAFASIFDRGLNVPATLLLKDTSHRNAFPVWEGSTGLAGPMRGAGDVLLVPRPDTFRALPWSGHSAWIFCTPVYPDGSPVPFASCSVLQRAVEALEGQGMAASFGLEAEFHICELAGRSAAGDAAARPGAPEQPRNLTRGYQYLAETCYGEVEGVLDLLRRNAQKLGLPVRSVEIEMGPGQVEFTFAPGGAMAQADAMVMFRTMVKEVCARNGLHASFMAKPRLAGAMANGWHVHQSLQDQASGRQLFMPEAAGELSPQASAWMAGLLKYATETSLLIAPTVNSYKRYLPFQLAPNRIGWGEDNRGAMLRALMQPGDTASRIENRAPDSSANPYYALAAQIIAGLAGITEGLEAPPPTLSPYGEDSDRLPRSLGRALDGFGGSLMCRAALGEAFTSYLLQLKQFEWDRYLDTVSEWEQAEYFNLL; translated from the coding sequence ATGGCACATGAATTCACATCCGGCAAACTGGCCCGCCTGGGGCTGCTGAGTGCCGAGGATTGCCGTCAGGCGGCGGAGATCACCTCCCGCGCGCAGTTCGACGGGATCGAGACGGTGCGGGTTCTGTTCCCCGATCAGCACGGGCTTTTGCGCGGCAAGACGGTGATGGCCGGCGCTTTTGCCAGCATCTTTGACCGCGGCCTAAACGTGCCTGCGACGCTGCTGCTCAAGGACACCTCGCACCGCAATGCGTTTCCGGTCTGGGAGGGCAGCACCGGCCTGGCCGGGCCGATGCGGGGCGCGGGCGACGTGCTGCTGGTGCCGCGCCCGGATACCTTCCGCGCACTGCCGTGGTCCGGCCATTCCGCCTGGATCTTCTGCACGCCGGTCTATCCGGACGGCAGCCCGGTCCCATTTGCGTCCTGCAGCGTGCTGCAGCGGGCGGTCGAGGCCTTGGAGGGGCAGGGGATGGCGGCCAGCTTCGGGCTGGAGGCGGAGTTTCACATTTGCGAACTGGCCGGCCGTTCCGCCGCCGGCGATGCGGCAGCCCGGCCCGGCGCGCCGGAACAGCCCCGCAACTTGACGCGAGGCTATCAGTATCTGGCCGAAACCTGCTATGGCGAGGTGGAGGGCGTGCTGGACCTGCTGCGCCGCAATGCCCAGAAACTGGGTCTGCCGGTGCGCTCGGTTGAGATTGAAATGGGCCCCGGTCAGGTGGAATTCACCTTTGCCCCCGGTGGCGCCATGGCCCAGGCGGATGCGATGGTGATGTTCCGCACCATGGTCAAGGAAGTCTGCGCCCGCAATGGCCTGCACGCCAGCTTCATGGCCAAGCCGCGGCTGGCGGGCGCCATGGCCAACGGCTGGCACGTGCATCAGTCGCTGCAGGATCAAGCCAGCGGGCGGCAGTTGTTCATGCCGGAAGCCGCCGGGGAGCTCAGCCCGCAGGCCAGCGCCTGGATGGCGGGGCTGCTGAAATACGCCACGGAAACATCGTTGCTGATCGCGCCGACCGTCAACAGCTACAAACGCTATCTGCCGTTCCAGCTGGCCCCGAACCGGATCGGCTGGGGCGAGGACAACCGCGGCGCCATGCTGCGGGCGCTGATGCAGCCGGGCGATACCGCCAGCCGGATTGAAAACCGCGCGCCGGACAGTTCGGCCAACCCCTATTACGCGCTGGCGGCCCAGATCATTGCAGGCTTGGCAGGGATCACCGAAGGGCTGGAGGCGCCGCCGCCGACGCTGTCGCCCTATGGCGAAGACTCCGACCGCCTGCCACGCTCGCTGGGCCGGGCGCTGGAC